The Salvia splendens isolate huo1 unplaced genomic scaffold, SspV2 ctg729, whole genome shotgun sequence genome contains a region encoding:
- the LOC121791124 gene encoding general transcription and DNA repair factor IIH subunit TFB2-like — protein MPQVRIVARNFMDMVASLPPVKLDKLYENSFICEAILRSLPPLAKKYVLLLLYIEGPVSAKWLEEWILADGASKHKVAIDRLIQLRVLTETVERKKEATYQFNPPFQRISRSTYCMGNNAVKRHCEASSTEELDAYAVEQWE, from the exons ATGCCGCAAGTGAGGATTGTGGCTAGAAACTTTATGGATATGGTGGCATCCTTGCCTCCGGTGAAACTTGACAAGCTGTATGAAAATTCATTCATATGCGAAGCTATCTTGAG ATCTTTGCCTCCACTAGCAAAAAAGTATGTGCTGCTGCTTCTGTATATAGAGGGTCCAGTATCAGCAAAGTGGCTGGAAGAATGGATTCTTGCTGACGGTGCCTCGAAGCATAAAGTAGCTATAGACAGGCTCATTCAGCTGAGAGTCCTGACTGAAACTGTTGAACG GAAGAAAGAAGCTACTTACCAATTTAATCCGCCATTTCAGCGGATCTCCAGAAGCACATACTGCATGG GGAACAATGCCGTCAAACGTCACTGTGAGGCTTCCAGTACAGAGGAATTAGATGCCTATGCTGTCGAACAGTGGGAG
- the LOC121791122 gene encoding uncharacterized protein LOC121791122: MGSRLGRRVVNFANLPIKLLMPSSFTNITEIALKTIPSASKIEIKRVLESLYGFEVEKVQTLNMEGKKKKYGGIVIARPDYKKAYVTLRSPLSINPELFPIPVVEEERKRKTKQSKLSIVEDPEAVKKSHWLDSARDNRRYKTPEGRRLGVAGRAPIRRRLTELR; encoded by the exons ATGGGAAGCCGACTGGGGAGAAGAGTTGTGAACTTCGCGAATCTTCCAATCAAACTTCTCATGCCCTCATCTTTTACTAACATTACTGAAATTGCGCTGAAGACAATCCCCTCAGCTTCTAAG ATCGAGATTAAGAGGGTCCTGGAGTCGTTGTACGGATTCGAGGTGGAGAAAGTGCAGACGCTTAATATGGAGGGGAAAAAGAAGAAATACGGCGGGATAGTGATCGCGAGGCCTGATTACAAGAAGGCTTACGTCACGCTTCGGAGCCCCCTATCGATCAATCCGGAACTTTTCCCAATTCCGGTTGTcgaggaggagaggaagaggaagacgaAGCAGTCGAAATTGAGCATTGTTGAAGATCCGGAAGCTGTGAAGAAGTCGCACTGGCTCGACTCTGCGCGGGATAATCGGAGGTATAAGACGCCGGAGGGCAGACGTTTGGGCGTCGCGGGAAGGGCGCCGATCAGAAGGCGGCTGACGGAGCTCAGGTGA